In Sulfuricurvum sp., the following are encoded in one genomic region:
- the miaB gene encoding tRNA (N6-isopentenyl adenosine(37)-C2)-methylthiotransferase MiaB produces MSKKLFIETLGCAMNNRDSEHMIAELNAREGYVLTDDASVADLILINTCSVREKPVHKLFSELGVFNKLKKADAKIGVCGCTASHLGNEIIKKAPYVNFVLGARNVSKIGEIIHKDKAVEIEINYDESQFAFKDFRSSPYKAYINISIGCDKQCTFCIVPKTRGDEISIPTDLILTEVRRAVESGAREVFLLGQNVNNYGRRFSGEHEKVNFTELLRRVSAIEDLERIRFTSPHPLHMDDEFLEEFARNPKICKSMHMPLQSGSNAILKAMKRGYTKEWFLNRAAKLREMAPDVNISTDIIVAFPGESEEDFADTMDVLNKVRFEQVFSFKYSPRPMTEAEKMEEVDSEVGSERLHILQSRHDEILDELKEVRMGQIVEVYFEELRSDGYVAGRSDNNIMVKVKGSEELLGQIARVKIGEVNRTVAHGEIIA; encoded by the coding sequence ATGTCCAAAAAACTTTTTATTGAGACGCTCGGATGCGCGATGAACAATCGTGATTCTGAGCATATGATTGCGGAGCTCAATGCACGCGAAGGATATGTCCTCACCGATGATGCGAGCGTAGCCGATTTGATTTTGATTAATACCTGTTCGGTACGTGAAAAGCCGGTTCATAAGCTTTTCTCCGAATTGGGTGTTTTTAATAAACTCAAAAAAGCGGATGCAAAAATCGGTGTATGCGGATGCACCGCCTCTCATCTCGGCAACGAAATCATTAAGAAAGCACCCTATGTCAATTTCGTTCTCGGGGCTCGTAATGTCTCTAAAATCGGTGAGATTATCCATAAAGATAAAGCGGTAGAGATTGAGATTAATTATGATGAGTCGCAGTTTGCCTTTAAAGATTTTCGCTCTAGCCCTTATAAAGCGTATATTAACATCTCCATCGGGTGTGATAAGCAGTGTACCTTTTGTATTGTCCCAAAAACACGTGGCGATGAGATATCGATTCCGACCGATTTGATTTTAACGGAAGTGCGTCGCGCGGTGGAAAGTGGTGCTCGTGAAGTTTTTTTACTCGGACAAAATGTTAATAATTACGGTCGCAGATTCTCAGGAGAACATGAGAAGGTAAACTTTACGGAGCTTTTACGTCGTGTGAGTGCGATAGAGGATCTGGAGCGTATCCGATTTACCTCTCCTCATCCGCTCCATATGGATGATGAGTTTCTCGAAGAGTTCGCCCGAAATCCAAAAATCTGTAAATCAATGCACATGCCACTCCAAAGTGGCTCTAATGCTATTTTAAAAGCGATGAAACGGGGATATACCAAAGAGTGGTTTTTAAACCGTGCGGCGAAGCTTCGCGAGATGGCACCGGATGTCAATATCAGTACCGATATTATCGTCGCTTTTCCCGGTGAGAGTGAAGAGGATTTTGCCGATACGATGGATGTCCTCAACAAGGTGCGTTTTGAGCAGGTATTTAGTTTTAAATACTCTCCTCGTCCAATGACCGAAGCAGAAAAAATGGAAGAGGTTGATTCGGAAGTAGGCTCAGAGAGATTGCATATTCTCCAGTCACGCCACGATGAGATTTTGGATGAGCTCAAAGAGGTTCGAATGGGACAGATAGTTGAAGTCTATTTCGAAGAGTTACGCAGTGATGGATATGTAGCAGGGCGTAGTGATAACAACATTATGGTAAAGGTTAAAGGGAGTGAAGAGTTGCTAGGGCAAATTGCTCGTGTGAAGATCGGGGAGGTTAATCGTACCGTCGCACACGGAGAGATCATTGCGTAA
- a CDS encoding HP0268 family nuclease, translated as MELKVARTEQDAKPKKIDLKKITEMVEKTNSLILYFDRENSHKDLLALQEHFENEGKSFYMREVKFGLSANEYMYEVHIL; from the coding sequence ATGGAATTAAAAGTCGCACGTACTGAACAAGATGCAAAACCAAAAAAAATTGATTTGAAAAAAATCACGGAGATGGTAGAAAAAACCAATTCGTTGATCCTCTATTTCGATCGTGAAAATTCACACAAAGATCTTTTGGCATTGCAAGAGCATTTTGAAAATGAAGGGAAAAGCTTCTATATGCGTGAAGTAAAATTTGGACTCTCTGCGAATGAATATATGTACGAAGTGCATATTCTCTAA
- a CDS encoding tyrosine-type recombinase/integrase: MIKEKLHRFKEEFLKQCEGMQGYSLLSIRSYAHALEEMINKAETVEEDGVITINLMPLRLEIASLKPKTISAKLSAIRSFVKYLKSEKHNLLLRGDESIKVPKSLPKPVSHLHIVQVLSTAEPIEKLVITLLYTMGLRISELSHLKRSDVNERWCRVLGKGSKERDIPILPEVHTMMQEYQTIFPTKEYVFEEGGEKLSENSLRYILTKAFAHHGLKVTPHQLRHAYATELLNHGARISDVSELLGHKSMATTQIYTKLGNALKMENYLQSHPLCKTSKGS; the protein is encoded by the coding sequence GTGATTAAAGAAAAACTTCACCGTTTTAAAGAGGAGTTTTTAAAGCAGTGTGAAGGGATGCAGGGGTATTCGCTATTAAGTATTAGAAGTTACGCTCATGCATTGGAAGAGATGATTAATAAGGCTGAGACTGTTGAAGAAGATGGCGTGATTACGATTAATCTGATGCCGTTACGTCTAGAAATTGCCTCTTTAAAACCCAAAACAATTTCGGCAAAACTGAGTGCTATAAGAAGCTTTGTTAAATACTTGAAATCAGAAAAACATAATCTACTCTTGCGTGGTGATGAGAGTATTAAAGTTCCCAAATCGTTACCAAAACCTGTATCCCATCTCCATATAGTGCAAGTACTCTCCACGGCAGAGCCAATAGAAAAATTAGTGATTACATTGCTTTATACGATGGGGCTTCGTATTTCAGAACTTTCTCACTTAAAACGCTCCGATGTTAACGAGAGATGGTGCCGAGTTTTAGGAAAAGGTTCCAAGGAACGTGATATTCCCATCCTCCCTGAGGTGCATACAATGATGCAGGAATACCAGACCATTTTTCCTACAAAAGAGTATGTTTTTGAGGAGGGAGGAGAAAAATTAAGCGAAAATAGTCTAAGATATATCCTTACCAAGGCATTTGCACATCATGGACTGAAAGTGACCCCTCATCAGCTTAGACACGCGTACGCAACGGAGCTGTTAAATCATGGAGCACGAATTTCTGATGTGAGTGAATTGCTCGGTCACAAAAGTATGGCAACAACACAGATATACACAAAATTGGGAAATGCGCTCAAGATGGAAAATTATTTACAATCGCATCCATTGTGTAAAACATCGAAAGGGTCTTAG
- a CDS encoding lysophospholipid acyltransferase family protein, producing MRKRFLRAFSLWSLPLIGSLLIRLIYATSKKRFHLPSTIPNEPVIFASWHGSLLMQPYLYYHFRSIPKAKVIISEHFDGQIIAGVIKFFGLESIYGSSTRGGAKVLIQGLKALDEGYDIGITPDGPKGPRYSVSDGVVVLAQKRQTKVIAVHCQPSRYWQLSSWDRFVVPKPFGTLDFYASEPIDLTGLEIEEAKKILYDALMEHPL from the coding sequence TTGCGTAAACGTTTTCTTAGGGCGTTTTCGCTGTGGAGTCTTCCTCTAATCGGTTCACTTCTCATCCGTTTAATTTACGCTACTTCTAAAAAACGGTTTCATCTCCCCTCTACTATTCCAAACGAGCCGGTTATTTTTGCCTCTTGGCATGGAAGTTTACTCATGCAACCTTATCTCTATTACCATTTTCGCTCTATTCCAAAAGCCAAAGTCATTATTAGTGAACATTTCGATGGGCAGATTATCGCCGGTGTCATTAAATTTTTTGGGTTAGAGAGTATTTACGGCTCCTCTACGCGTGGCGGTGCAAAGGTGCTGATTCAAGGATTAAAAGCTCTCGACGAGGGGTATGATATCGGGATTACCCCCGATGGACCCAAGGGGCCTCGATACAGCGTTAGTGACGGAGTTGTGGTGCTAGCCCAAAAACGTCAAACAAAAGTGATTGCAGTTCACTGTCAACCGAGTCGTTACTGGCAGCTCTCCAGTTGGGACAGGTTCGTAGTTCCAAAACCCTTTGGAACGTTAGATTTTTATGCCTCCGAGCCGATTGATCTTACGGGGTTGGAGATCGAAGAGGCAAAGAAAATTTTATACGATGCACTCATGGAGCATCCGTTGTGA
- a CDS encoding GIY-YIG nuclease family protein, translated as MKQSAVYILASQPNGTLYLGVTSNLSKRIYEHKNHLAQGFSDKYDVGILVWYELHESMEIAISREKAIKKWNRHWKLRIIEEFNPEWKDLYESILF; from the coding sequence ATGAAACAGTCTGCTGTTTATATCCTAGCATCACAACCTAATGGAACACTTTATCTTGGTGTAACTTCAAATTTATCAAAACGTATATATGAGCATAAAAATCATTTAGCTCAAGGGTTTAGTGATAAATATGATGTTGGAATACTTGTATGGTACGAATTACATGAGAGTATGGAAATAGCAATATCAAGAGAAAAAGCAATCAAAAAATGGAATCGTCATTGGAAATTGAGAATTATAGAAGAGTTTAATCCTGAATGGAAAGATTTATATGAAAGTATTCTTTTTTAA
- the nusA gene encoding transcription termination factor NusA, which produces MENMLDIIDSIASEKGLSRENVTEAIKTSFVQTAKRIINPTFAFEADVDERTKQVKLRQVITVIADGAEELESDSAGAYMSISAAKEIDDEAEIGDQLQMEHELETYGRSAFATLHREIEFHIQRLVENELYDKYKNKINTIVSGRVTRVDNDQNTTIEIDEIRAILPMKSRIKGEKFKVGDVVSALVRRVNVDKVTGISMELSRTAPKFLEELLALEVPEIKDGIVIVEKCARIPGERAKIALYTNRPQIDPIGATVGVRGVRINAVSEELCGENIDCVEYSASPELFISRAMSPAIISAVSVSEDANGDKKAVVTLPSDQKSKAIGKSGINIRLASMLTGYTIELNEVGGTVTGERAEEKKEGIGSLEALFGN; this is translated from the coding sequence ATGGAAAATATGTTAGATATTATCGACTCTATCGCCAGTGAAAAAGGTCTCAGCCGTGAGAACGTTACCGAAGCGATCAAAACCTCTTTTGTTCAAACAGCTAAACGTATTATCAACCCTACTTTTGCTTTTGAAGCCGATGTTGATGAGCGTACCAAACAAGTAAAACTTCGACAAGTGATCACTGTTATCGCTGATGGTGCAGAAGAATTAGAGAGTGATTCTGCGGGTGCATACATGTCTATTAGCGCGGCTAAAGAGATTGATGATGAAGCTGAAATTGGCGATCAACTCCAAATGGAACATGAACTTGAAACGTATGGTCGCAGTGCATTTGCAACACTCCACCGTGAAATCGAATTTCATATTCAACGCCTTGTTGAAAACGAACTCTACGACAAATACAAAAACAAAATTAATACCATCGTATCGGGTCGTGTTACCCGCGTCGACAACGACCAAAACACCACCATCGAAATTGATGAGATTCGTGCGATACTCCCTATGAAAAGTCGTATCAAAGGTGAAAAATTTAAAGTCGGCGATGTTGTCAGTGCTCTAGTACGCCGTGTTAACGTTGATAAGGTAACCGGAATCTCTATGGAGCTTTCCCGTACTGCTCCGAAATTTCTTGAAGAGCTTCTCGCACTCGAAGTTCCTGAGATTAAAGACGGTATCGTTATTGTCGAAAAATGTGCCCGTATCCCAGGGGAACGTGCCAAAATCGCCCTCTATACCAACCGTCCTCAAATCGATCCAATCGGTGCAACCGTCGGAGTACGGGGAGTCCGTATTAATGCGGTGAGCGAAGAGCTGTGCGGTGAAAATATCGACTGTGTCGAGTACAGTGCTTCCCCTGAATTGTTTATCTCTCGTGCCATGAGCCCTGCAATCATTAGTGCGGTTAGTGTTAGCGAAGATGCAAATGGGGATAAAAAAGCAGTTGTAACCCTCCCAAGCGATCAAAAATCCAAAGCTATCGGTAAAAGCGGTATCAATATCCGCCTTGCATCCATGCTTACAGGATACACCATTGAGCTTAATGAAGTGGGTGGAACGGTAACGGGTGAGAGAGCCGAAGAGAAAAAAGAGGGGATTGGTTCTCTCGAAGCACTTTTTGGGAATTAG